The following proteins are co-located in the Palaemon carinicauda isolate YSFRI2023 chromosome 3, ASM3689809v2, whole genome shotgun sequence genome:
- the l(1)G0320 gene encoding translocon-associated protein subunit alpha translates to MFSLLKKLLFLLLLVLPAVITITNEGNIVAYAQEDEVESEEDDIIEDDDEVNVADGTGVEVETTEGEEEEEEEEEAKGSPDADTIILFTKPTGTGAELPAGKLVEFLVGFTNNGDKDFVLDAIDASFRYPMDFSFYIQNFTAIPYNRAVKPRQEATVMYSFFPAEAFAGRPLGLTINLAYHDADGNVFVEPVFNQTVSIVEIDEGMDGETFFLYVFMLAFGVLLLVAGHHFLSSFGRKKASKKPLMEMGTNKKDGVDYDWLPKEVLDDLKKTPRQSPQQRKTKRIASSK, encoded by the exons gTAATATAGTAGCATATGCCCAAGAAGATGAAGTCGAAAGTGAGGAAGATGACATTATTGAAGATGACGACGAAGTGAATGTTGCCGACGGGACTGGAGTTGAAGTTGAAACGACGGAaggtgaagaggaggaggaggaagaggaagaagcaaaAGGGTCACCAGATGCTGATACTATCATCCTCTTCACCAAACCCACTGGCACTGGAGCAG AGCTACCCGCAGGAAAGCTCGTCGAGTTCCTTGTTGGCTTCACCAACAATGGAGACAAAGACTTCGTCTTGGATGCCATTGATGCCTCCTTCCGTTATCCCATGGACTTCTCGTTTTACATCCAGAATTTCACCGCCATCCCTTACAATAGGGCTGTGAAGCCTCGTCAGGAAGCTACCGTTATGTACAGTTTCTTCCCAGCTGAAGCTTTTGCTGGACGTCCTTTGGGATTGACCATTAATCTGGCCTATCACGATGCT GATGGCAATGTCTTTGTAGAACCAGTATTCAACCAGACTGTCAGTATTGTTGAGATTGATGAGGGTATGGATGGAGAAACCTTCTTCCTCTATGTTTTCATGTTGGCCTTTGGTGTTTTGTTGCTTGTTGCTGGTCATCACTTTCTCTCCTCATTTGGCCGCAAGAAGGCAAGCAAGAAGCCTCTCATGGAGATGGGTACCAACAAAAAGGATGGAGTCGACTATGACTGGCTTCCCAAGGAGGTCCTGGATGACCTCA AGAAGACACCACGTCAGTCACCACAACAACGAAAGACCAAACGTATCGCTAGTTCTAAGTAA